Proteins found in one Pyrus communis chromosome 15, drPyrComm1.1, whole genome shotgun sequence genomic segment:
- the LOC137717736 gene encoding protein PHOSPHATE-INDUCED 1-like, protein MGLNSSQWLMKLFVVATLFQVSFGSSRLFQVSLATRKLSELVQDQTQLLKYHNGPLLSGKITINLIWYGNFKPSQKAIVSDFISSLSSSSPSNTPQPSVAAWWKTTEKYYHLTSNKKSSNSLSLSLGRQILDQGYSLGKSLTTKQIVALAAKGDQKNAINVVLTSADVAVDGFCMNRCGTHGSASGSSKTGHIKGAKNYKFAFIWVGNSETQCPGQCAWPFHQPIYGPQSPPLVAPNNDVGLDGMVINLASLLAGTATNPFGNGYFQGPAEAPLEASSACPGVYGKGAYPGYAGDLLQDPTTGASYNANGSNGRKYLLPALYNPATSSCFTLV, encoded by the coding sequence atgGGTTTGAATTCTAGTCAGTGGCTTATGAAGCTGTTTGTTGTGGCCACCTTGTTCCAAGTTTCATTCGGTTCCAGCAGGTTGTTCCAAGTCTCGTTGGCAACAAGGAAGCTGAGCGAGCTTGTCCAAGACCAAACCCAGCTCCTCAAATACCACAACGGCCCTCTCCTCTCCGGTAAAATTACCATCAACCTCATCTGGTACGGTAACTTTAAGCCCTCCCAGAAAGCCATTGTTTCCGATTTCATCTCCTCCTTGTCCTCCTCCTCCCCTTCCAACACCCCCCAACCCTCCGTCGCCGCCTGGTGGAAGACCACCGAGAAATACTACCACCTCACCTCCAACAAAAAGTCCTCCaactccctctccctctctctgggGAGACAGATTCTCGACCAAGGCTACTCCCTCGGCAAATCCCTCACCACCAAACAGATTGTCGCATTGGCCGCAAAGGGTGACCAAAAGAATGCCATCAACGTTGTCCTGACATCCGCCGACGTGGCTGTCGATGGCTTCTGTATGAACCGGTGCGGTACCCACGGGTCTGCCTCCGGCTCTTCCAAAACCGGACACATCAAGGGCGCCAAGAACTATAAGTTCGCTTTCATTTGGGTTGGAAACTCGGAGACCCAATGCCCGGGGCAGTGCGCGTGGCCATTCCACCAGCCCATCTATGGACCCCAAAGCCCACCCCTTGTGGCCCCCAACAACGACGTGGGCCTCGACGGCATGGTCATCAACCTGGCTAGCCTTCTGGCCGGGACAGCCACCAACCCATTCGGAAATGGATACTTCCAGGGCCCGGCCGAGGCGCCACTAGAAGCTTCCTCGGCCTGCCCTGGGGTTTACGGGAAGGGAGCTTATCCTGGTTATGCCGGGGACTTGCTGCAGGACCCCACCACCGGTGCCAGCTACAATGCCAATGGTTCTAATGGAAGGAAGTACTTGCTTCCTGCACTATATAATCCTGCAACTTCATCTTGCTTTACTTTGGTTTGA